In Camelus ferus isolate YT-003-E chromosome 21, BCGSAC_Cfer_1.0, whole genome shotgun sequence, the DNA window GACTGGAGTCATAACACAGTGCTAAACACAAACTCGGGGGCTAGAGGGCTGGGTTTGGAGAGGTGAGACTCTTGCGTCCAGTTGCTCTGGTGTCCCtcacctttctctttcctctctcccagagCACCATCCCTTCCCAGTATTGGTACTACATGATTGAACTCTCTTTCTACTGGTCCCTGCTCTTCAGCATTGCCTCTGATGTCAAGCGAAAGGTAGGTCAAGAGGCTGTGCCATTAAGCCTAGGAGCCCAAATGAAGCCCTGGGATGAACAGCCTCCCCCTTGACTTCTGGGTGCTTTGGATGGAGCTGTGGGATACGTGGAACTAACAGTGAGGGGGAGGAAACAGAACAGTGCGGGCTAGGAAACCGGACAAAGTCCTCAGGAGACCATCTTTTCTACAGGATTTCAAGGAACAGATCATCCACCACGTGGCCACCATCATCCTCATCAGCTTCTCCTGGTTTGCCAATTATGTCCGAGCAGGAACTCTCATCATGGCTCTGCATGATTCTTCTGACTACCTGCTAGAGGTCAGGCTCCCTGGGCATTTCTTCACACCTACAGACCCTGGTGCAGGTTCTCTGTTCCTCTATCCTTGATTTGGGGTGATGGGGGGGTTCCACATTCCAGGGACCAAGGCGGTGGGCAGCACAGAACCAGTGTGCTAATGGGCTGTACATGTGACTGGGAGAGTCAGGAGCCCATGATGACAGATGGGGGCTATCTATGCAGTCAGCCAAGATGTTTAACTATGCGGGATGGAAAAACACCTGCAACAACATCTTCATCGTCTTCGCCATTGTCTTCATCATCACCCGCCTGGTCATCCTGCCCTTCTGGTGAGTAGGTGGCCGGACTGTACTCCGGTTCTCAAGGAATCAGAAGTCTTGCCCCTCTTCCCTATTTATCTGTTCTCCACTTAACCCCTCCTTGCTGTGCTCACAGCTCTGGTCTCTCCCTTCCCGTCCTAGGATCCTGCACTGCACTGTGGTGTACCCCCTGGAGCTCTACCCCGCCTTCTTTGGCTACTACTTCTTCAATTTCATGATGGGAGTGCTGCAGCTGCTGCATGTCTTCTGGGCCTACTTCATCCTGCGCATGGCCCACAAGTTCGTAACTGGAAAGGTAAAGGCTGTCTCCGTATTTTGTGGGCCCTACTACCCTCCACTCCAGAAACTGCCCAAATTCCTGCCCATACCAGTAACCCTCTAAAAACTACTGTGGGGCTCTGGGTACAGCTGGAAAAATTATATCTAGAGAGAGCCAGTCCGTGGGGGTTTGTAACCCTTTCCACCCTTTCCACAGCTGGTAGAAGACGAACGCAGTGACCGGGAAGAGACAGAGAGCTcggagggggaggaggctgcagccGGGGGAGGAGCAAAGAGCCGGCCCCTAGCTAATGGCCACCCTATCCTCAATAACAACCATCGTaagaatgactgaaacattgtccCTGCTGCCCCTCAGATTACTGCATAAAGCCAAGGAActaccccaccctccccacaggGTCACTTTAAGccctggggagaaaggagaaagaggagagtgtTCTtctctgtgcccccaccccctgcttcccTGTCACCCAGTTGCCTTTAAGCCAAATTCCACCCAGCCTGCCCCCAGGAAAGGGGAGGTCGGCTGTATCCTTTGTTAGAGGGGGGATGGTCTTATTTTCCTCTCTATTTTCCAAGTTGTCTGTTCTATTTCAAGACCCTTCCTCAGCGCTGGGGATGGGGTTACAACTCACATTCCTTATTCTTCAGAATTGGGCCCTAGCTGTTTGCCTTTGACTCCCTGACCTCCAGAGCCAGGGTCGTGCCTTACTGTCCTACCTGTGGGCCTCATTCTGCCAAAGCTGGACCAGGGCTCACCTTTCTAAGCTCCCTAACTCGGACCAGAAACCAAAGCTGAGCTGACTTTAACTTCTTCCCTCCTAAGATACAAATGAATTGAGCGTAGGAGGGTGCACACGACCCTTATCCTACCTCTGCCAAAAAGTGGGGGCCACACTGGGGACTGCTCAGTCTTCTTACTTCTCGGCCAGCTGTCCCTGCAGTTACAGGTCCAGGATCTTACTGCCTCCTTTCTCTGGCCTCTTTCCCTAGGCTAGCTGGTTTGGAGTAGAATGGCAACtagttctaatttttatttattaaatgtttggggttttggttttAAAG includes these proteins:
- the CERS2 gene encoding ceramide synthase 2, which codes for MLQTLYDYFWWERLWLPANLTWADLEDRDGRVYAKASDLYITLPLALLFLIVRYFFELYVATPLAALLNVKEKTRLRAPPNPILEHFYVTSGKQPKQAEVDLLSRQSGLSGRQVERWFRRRRNQDRPSLLKKFREASWRFTFYLIAFIVGMAVIVDKPWFYDMRKVWEGYPIQSTIPSQYWYYMIELSFYWSLLFSIASDVKRKDFKEQIIHHVATIILISFSWFANYVRAGTLIMALHDSSDYLLESAKMFNYAGWKNTCNNIFIVFAIVFIITRLVILPFWILHCTVVYPLELYPAFFGYYFFNFMMGVLQLLHVFWAYFILRMAHKFVTGKLVEDERSDREETESSEGEEAAAGGGAKSRPLANGHPILNNNHRKND